Proteins encoded within one genomic window of Halomonas sp. YLGW01:
- a CDS encoding phosphatidylserine/phosphatidylglycerophosphate/cardiolipin synthase family protein, with product MQGNWHEGNRFTLLPEAQQFLPEMFRAIEAARESVILELYLMESGRLTESLIEALGAASKRGVTVLLLLDDYGAMGLEERDRQRLTELGVAMRFFNPLAWRSLAHNLTRDHRKLLVIDGELAFTGGFGAVDAFLGAWFEVAVRIEGPVVADWVRLFSRLWDSPLSRGEGEAALVRGLKVAPMEQQGYQGMRGRVVWGQGYHYQAIRRSLLAQLDTAQRRVWICTPYFVPTLSLRNRLVRAARRGVDVRLLLPGPDHDHPGIRYAGQRFYGRMLRAGVRIFEFQPSFIHAKFSLADDWSAIGSCNFDHWNLQWNLEANQEVHDARFAAEVSALFERNFLASREVDPTRWASRSRWQRLREWLWGSLDALLTRLR from the coding sequence AGGCGGCGCGGGAGTCGGTGATCCTCGAGCTCTACCTGATGGAGTCGGGGCGACTGACCGAGTCCCTGATCGAGGCCCTGGGCGCGGCCTCGAAGCGCGGGGTGACCGTGCTGCTGCTGCTCGACGACTACGGCGCCATGGGCCTCGAGGAGCGCGACCGGCAACGCCTAACCGAGCTCGGGGTGGCGATGCGCTTCTTCAACCCTCTGGCCTGGCGGTCGCTGGCCCACAACCTGACCCGCGATCACCGCAAGCTCCTGGTGATCGACGGCGAGCTGGCCTTCACCGGGGGCTTCGGGGCGGTAGATGCCTTCCTCGGCGCCTGGTTCGAGGTGGCGGTGCGCATCGAGGGGCCGGTGGTCGCCGACTGGGTGCGGCTCTTCTCGAGACTGTGGGATTCGCCGCTGAGCCGCGGCGAGGGCGAAGCGGCCCTGGTGCGGGGGCTCAAGGTGGCGCCGATGGAGCAGCAGGGCTATCAAGGCATGCGGGGGCGGGTGGTCTGGGGGCAGGGCTATCACTACCAGGCGATTCGTCGCTCGCTGCTTGCCCAGCTGGATACGGCGCAGCGGCGGGTGTGGATCTGTACGCCCTATTTCGTGCCCACGCTGAGTCTGCGCAACCGCCTGGTGCGGGCCGCCCGCCGCGGCGTCGACGTACGCCTGCTGCTGCCGGGGCCAGACCATGATCACCCCGGCATCCGCTATGCCGGCCAGCGTTTCTATGGTCGGATGCTGCGCGCCGGCGTGCGCATCTTCGAGTTCCAGCCGAGCTTCATCCACGCCAAGTTCTCGCTGGCCGACGACTGGAGTGCGATCGGTTCCTGCAACTTCGATCACTGGAACCTGCAGTGGAACCTGGAGGCCAATCAGGAGGTGCACGACGCCCGCTTCGCCGCCGAGGTGAGCGCGCTGTTCGAGCGTAACTTCCTGGCTAGCCGGGAAGTCGACCCGACGCGCTGGGCCAGCCGCTCCCGGTGGCAGCGGCTGCGGGAGTGGCTGTGGGGCAGCCTGGATGCGCTGCTGACCCGGCTGCGCTGA
- a CDS encoding YecA family protein — translation MSETPVPTPLIDDEALDRLDDFLDSERVDADALDVIGAHGFLVALAVSPRETPATTWVGELFHGEPDFADSAERDEILGLLETLKANAISTMEQGGLPELPFDLELGGIAPAETPIGDWCAAFMEAVFLDETAWFEGDEESAATLLLPFMALSGLFDDEPDMAELAGDEARLESLVRQLPELVLDLYLNYRVPPEAPKPMPRKKKPAGKGGKGGKGRRR, via the coding sequence ATGTCCGAGACCCCCGTTCCCACGCCCCTGATCGATGACGAGGCCCTCGACCGCCTCGATGACTTCCTCGACTCCGAGCGCGTCGATGCCGACGCCCTGGACGTGATTGGCGCCCACGGTTTCCTAGTGGCACTGGCCGTCTCCCCCCGCGAGACACCGGCCACCACTTGGGTCGGCGAACTATTCCACGGCGAGCCGGACTTTGCGGACAGCGCCGAGCGCGACGAGATCCTCGGACTCCTCGAGACCCTAAAGGCCAACGCCATCTCGACCATGGAGCAGGGCGGGCTGCCGGAGCTGCCCTTCGACCTGGAGCTGGGTGGCATCGCCCCGGCGGAAACGCCGATCGGAGATTGGTGCGCGGCCTTCATGGAAGCGGTGTTCCTCGACGAGACCGCCTGGTTCGAGGGCGACGAAGAGAGCGCCGCGACCCTGCTGCTGCCCTTCATGGCGCTGTCGGGGCTGTTTGACGACGAGCCGGACATGGCGGAGCTTGCTGGCGACGAGGCGCGTCTCGAGTCGCTGGTGCGCCAGCTTCCCGAGCTGGTGCTGGATCTCTACCTCAACTACCGGGTCCCGCCGGAGGCGCCCAAGCCGATGCCACGCAAGAAGAAGCCGGCCGGTAAGGGTGGAAAGGGCGGCAAGGGGCGGCGCCGCTAG